The DNA region TTTCAACCAAAAATCTACCCCATTTTAATAGGCCATCCAatgcaatgtattttttgtagGAGCTGTATGGAACAGATACCTTAGTATATGTAATCAATAACACTGTGCCTGATTAGGACAAATCCATAGCTGATGGCACACTAATGCCGAGCAGGACACTAAATTGACTTGTCAGGCAGAACAGTTTTGGTAATGAGCTTGAGAAAAGTATATCTCATTATCGACCAAAAATATGATGAATGCAGTACAGTGATCCATTTTACCTGAAGTGTCTGCTTACCTCATTTTTAATAGATAAACAAactaaacataaattattttgaatataatcAGAATTGATGAGTCGTAATACTTGTATGACtaaatattccatatttcataCACTAGTAATATAATTCATTTAAAACAGTATAGAATACGTATATTTATAATGATTTTGCTTTGAAAATTGACTGgtaatttgtattcatattactGTCATGTCATGCACGCAGACTTTGAGTCTGCTAGATCTATATCAATGACATGACTgtaagtcataccaatgtacaAGACttacattcatgtatgtacatcagtTGTGACATGTAAAAACAGAGCcaacaatgaaaatatgaaattccaGTCtctttgctaaggtttgggaattTATGCATAGATTTTCAAACctaattttcatgattttagtgGCGAACCTTAATAAAATGTATTAGGAACTCGGGTGgattttatattgtatttatactTACTAAATAAAAACTCTGAATTCACATTTAAAAAATCTcaacaataaatatgtaaaatagattAAAATCTAAAGTAATTGCGGTCAGGATAACACtgtatatgtattaaaatgtaaaaaaaattatttatcaataactttagaaaacaaattgattattttgtcattacACCAATCAGTAATTTAAAACTCATTTATCAATTAATTGGTTTTAAATTGATCGTTAATTGATTCTGAATCAGatttatgtaataaaatattgtctgaaACTGTCATAGTTGGAATACCAATAAAATGCATCTTTTTTCCAAATCGTGTTAACCACATCTCAAGGCCTTAAGTAATGGTAAATTAAACATTGTATTCTACAAGGtaatttcagtataattgaaGTCCATGACATGTGTGGAATCACTGACAATTACCTTCAGAACTTCCTCTGTACACATGCAGCCTTCAGGGCCATTGATGGTTACTTTTTTTGCTTTTCAAAATGACAGAATCCATCATATTATGAAAATATAGAAACAGCTAGCATAGTTATATTAATCTGTCGCTGATGGAAATAAGTTGACATTGGTCGACCTGTTCACACATAACATTTTTCAAATCGATAAAAGGGGATTATTGTACAGGAAACATTTACAGTCTCTAGGACTTCAGTGATGATATAGTGTGATAACATGTCTAAGTAATGTctctgtattgtttgtttaccaCAGACAGTGACTGGTGAAGTACCCTAAGTGGTTTTTGACGGGAACATACTTCAAACTGTTACTGAGTAGAACATACTACAAGCCATTGCTGACTTGGGACATACTTTGAACCATCATTGAAACGGGACATATTTCAAGCCATCGTTGACTCGGAACGTACTTAAAACTGTCACGATGTGGGACTTATTCCTGTTCCTGTGTGCATGGATGACGTACATCATGTTATTCCTAAATTACCAAAAAGAACAAAGGGAAAAGGGAAATTCAGTTGGTGAGGATGAGAACGAAGTTTCGAGACAAGAAATGGTTTACCTCGATACCAGCTTTTTCTCCTCACTCGGTTTTTCTAGGGAAGAGAATCCAGATTTTATGGCGTTTACAGACAGATTTAGCAGTTTTGAACAAATTGTCAAGGCGATGAAAAAAGCTGGACTTCAAACTGGACAATTAGTAATAGGTGTTGATTTTACAGCTAGTAACGAGTGGCAAGGACGAAAGACATTTGGCAATAAATGCTTACATCATTTAGCAGGACAGAAGATTGTTAACCCCTATCAGAAAGTCATTGCTATTATTGGAGGAACTCTTGAAAAATTTGACAGTGATAATTTAATTCCAGCGTATGGTTTTGGTGACAAAGTAACTAAAGATATGGAGGTCTTCCCATTGAAGCAGGATGGTACATTATGTAAAGGATTCGCAGAAGTTCTACGTTGTTACACCGAGACAATGACGCGAATCTCTCTCAGTGGACCTACGAGTTTTGCACCAATTGTAAAGAAAGCAATAGACATTGTGAAACAGACACAGCTTTATCATTTGTTGCTGATAGTGACAGACGGACTGTTGAAAAATCAACAATCGTCAATTGACGCTATTGTGGAGGCATCCAACTATGCACTCAGTATCATCGTTGTGGGCGTCGGTGATGGACCATGGAATACTATGCAACAGTACGACGACCTGCTACCAGAAAGGAAATTTGATAACTTTCAGTTTGTGAATTTCCATAAAGTGTGTGCTAAGTCAAAGTATGCAGAGCCAGCGTTTGCTCTGAATGCCTTAATGGAAGTGCCGGATCAATACAaagcaatatgtaaattagggtaCCTTGATGTCAAGATGGATAAACTAGATTGAAAACGAGATACATCAAGACCAAGGTTAATAAATAGCTGGATATTCCTAACCAATTCGCCTACATTAACACTATCAATAAAGTCAGCATTCTAAATCGCTGAAAATCTGAAATTTTAAAGTCTGACCAAACTTTTTTTCCCCCAGCATTTCTAATAATCCATCTGCATTATGTGAGGAGATTTCAATGACCTTTTTCccaaaaattgtcaatattttctcACATCTTTCGtataatattcaatttcataCTAAAGTTGTACAACACTTTGACTGGCTGTCAAAAAAACGTCAAAACAGAATTACTAAAAATGTTTTGCATCTGTTtataacaaaatgtatgtgtaacCACAGAGGCACATGATCATAATAGTGAAGTTTGGACACTGTGTGCAcagattttttaaaactttactgAAAAGGGCAATACAGaataaatattggcaatattttgtgttttaaatgattgtgtatgtgtCCAGTCCGTCACTTGAGTTTAAGTTGAATTAATCCAcactttaaagtgaccataaggatgagaattgggtatttattttggatttttaacttataaaacaatgttataatgacttccttcttgaaaaatcaatatgaaacaacactgactaagtccttgtttgtaactcaataaattggaaAAAGCTAAAATTTCAGTAAACAgcttgttattgtacatacaataacaaacatttcattcatttatcttttCCAATATCTTGTATTGAAAACACAAACTTggtatatattatttcacattgatatttcaagtaggaagccatgataacattgttttataaattaaaaatccaaaataaatacccaataaCCACTTAAGGTGACAATTACATATAATGAATATTTGCTTTCTATGAAAGTGTTGAAAATTTATGTTATAATGCTCTCTGTGTACAAGATGAAATGAATGAGTTTGTTCAATAAATGTATGgatttatgtaattttttagACAGACTTCATAAAAACACAATAGATAATTGATGTCGTGACAACAGTTATCCATAAATCATTTTCAATTATCGTCACAGTAACAAATGTTTACAgcctaggtcaaaggtcaaactgaCCTAAGTGCTACTAATTCACAGCTGTTGTTAGTAAATTCTCTCTTAATATCCTTTTTCTTTGTTTAATTTTCCGCAGattgtaattttgataatagCTGAATTTTTAGTTTGGCAATTTACACTTACCGGTAATTGTAATTTAAGGATAACATGTACAGTAATCAGTGATACCAATAATTAGGATAATTtgttatgataaatatttttgcAGCTAATTTTTAATTCCTGTATCTTTATCATAAAATTGATGATTGattttataccaaaaaggcaaGTTAAACGGAAACAATCCTGTACACCAAAAAACCACTGACATTTAAAGAGGTCATATGGATGgagattggatatttattttggatttttaatttacaattttatcatggcatcctacttgaaaaatcaatgtgaaacaacattaaccaagtctgtgtttgtaactcattaaatTGGAAAAAGTTTgataaatgtatacaatgtttgttactgtacgtacaataacaaactttttaacacatttttttagctttttctaatttattgagttacaaacacagacttggttaatgttgtttaacattgatttttcaagtaggatgccatga from Glandiceps talaboti chromosome 18, keGlaTala1.1, whole genome shotgun sequence includes:
- the LOC144449633 gene encoding uncharacterized protein LOC144449633; translation: MWDLFLFLCAWMTYIMLFLNYQKEQREKGNSVGEDENEVSRQEMVYLDTSFFSSLGFSREENPDFMAFTDRFSSFEQIVKAMKKAGLQTGQLVIGVDFTASNEWQGRKTFGNKCLHHLAGQKIVNPYQKVIAIIGGTLEKFDSDNLIPAYGFGDKVTKDMEVFPLKQDGTLCKGFAEVLRCYTETMTRISLSGPTSFAPIVKKAIDIVKQTQLYHLLLIVTDGLLKNQQSSIDAIVEASNYALSIIVVGVGDGPWNTMQQYDDLLPERKFDNFQFVNFHKVCAKSKYAEPAFALNALMEVPDQYKAICKLGYLDVKMDKLD